Genomic window (Jeotgalibaca ciconiae):
AACAGACATTCCTTCTTTACCAGCACGGCCAGTACGACCAATACGGTGCACATAGCTTTCAGGGTCTTGAGGAATATCATAGTTGTATACGTGTGTTACTCCCGTAATATCTAATCCACGAGCAGCTACGTCCGTAGCAACTAAAATATCTAAGTTTCCTGATTTAAAGTCTTTCAAAACACTCATACGTTTTTTCTGAGTTAAGTCACCGTGAATTCCTTCAGCGCGGTAACCACGTAGTTCAAGACCTTTTGAAAGTTCATCTACACGGCGTTTTGTACGTCCGAATACAATCGCTAATTCAGGGGATTGAACATCGAATAAACGAGTCATGTTATCAAACTTCTCAAAGTCTTTACATTTCACAAAGTATTGATCAATCAAGTTTGCTTGCATATGAGATGCTTTGATTTGTACGTGTTCTGGTTTCTGCATGAATTGTACACCAATGCGTTTAATACTTGGCGGCATCGTTGCAGAAAATAGAAGCGTTTGACGATCAGCAGAAGTTTCGCTGATGATTGCTTCAATATCATCCAAGAATCCCATATTTAACATTTCGTCTGCTTCATCTAAGACAAGCGTTTGAATTTCGCTTAAACGTAATGTTTTACGACGGATGTGGTCTAATAGACGACCAGGCGTTCCTACTACGATATGCGGTTTGTTTTTAAGCGCACGAATTTGGCGTCCAATGTCCGCTCCACCATATACAACTTGAACAGATACGCGTTTTTCGCGTCCTAAGCGGTATAATTCTTCTTGCGTTTGAATAGCCAATTCACGAGTTGGCGCAATCACCAAACCTTGAATCACTTGTTTTGATGTATCGATCTTTTGAAGCATTGGTAAACCAAATGCTGCAGTCTTACCTGTACCGGTTTGTGCTTGACCAATTACGTCAAGTCCTTCTAGTGCCAATGGTATCGTTTGTTCCTGGATTGGAGTTGCTTCTTCAAAACCCATTGATTCAACGGATTTTAGTAGTTCGGGAACTAGTCCCAGTTCTGAAAATTTCATGTTTCCTCCTAATTTTTGAGAAACAATGGAGAGTCTTTTCTTAACCCTATAAAATTGTAAAATATGTTCGCCAAATGTAGCGAACTCTTTTTTAATCCTCTAGTTGGTAATTATCAAATATTATATACAAAAAGATTATAGGAATCATTTTTGAATAGTACGTTTGTTTTGGTCTGTTTCTTTCATCTTCTGAAGAAAAACCCTCTTTTATTCCTCGTGATTTTTAACATGTGTAATCATAGCATGATTTTCAAACATTTACAAATTTATTACTCTTTTTTTGAAAATATTTTTTCTAGCTTACATTTAACAACCCTTGATGCATAAATAAAAAGAAGCAATAAAGCCATAAAGGCATTACGCTTCTTTTGAAATTAAGCAATCAATATTGTACAGATAACTCACAAAACTTTTTCTAATTTTTTCGAAAATCTTGATAATGAGTAGCAGACAATCCAATATAATAATCCCATCATAATAAACATAGGAATCACATAATTGGTATTTTGACCGTATACGATCCGCACATGATGCGTTAACTCAGGCAGCGTAATAATCGTTGCTAAAGAAGTATCTTTTATTAACGAAACAATCTGGCTAACAATTGGCGGTACCATTGCGCGTAAAGCTTGCGGAATGACGATATACCAAAGTGTTTGTCCATAAGTCAACCCGGTAGATACCCCAGCCTCTGTTTGTCCGATTGGAATAGAGTTAAGTCCACCGCGGATGATTTCCGACAGCATGGCTGATTCAAAAATCGTAAGCGCAGCTACTGCTGACCAAAAAATTGTCAGGCGAATTCCGATTTGTGGCAAAGCAAAATAAGTAAAGAAAATAATTAGCAATAATGGTAAGTTCCGAATAATATCGATAACTGCTCCAACAATTACAGAAAGAACCGGAATTTTCAAATAACGAATGAGCCCCAGCACAGCACCTATGATAAAACTAAAAAGACTGGCTACTAAAGCGACTTTTAGTGTCAACAGAAGGCCTTCTAATAAAAAACGGATATTGATCCATGTATATGCTCCTGCAAAGTCCATATGTGATTCCTCCTAACCGTTTGCTGCAGTCCGACGTTCTAAATATTGCATTAAATAAGTTAATGGCAACGTAATAATTAAGTACAGGAAAGCAACTAAAATATATGTATCAAACACGTTAAATGTTTCACTCGCAATTAAATCTCCGTAGTACATCAAATCTAACCCTGCAACCATTGCCAAAATGGAAGAGTTTTTCACAAGATTAATAAATTGATTTCCAAGTGGAGGAATCACAATCTTGATGGCTTGCGGTAAAACGATATACCGCATCGATTCCCAATAGGTAAATCCTGTGGAAAGACCTGCTTCCATTTGTCCAGCTGGAACACTTTGGATTCCTGCACGAACAGTTTCCGCAATAAAGGCGGATGTATAAAGTGTCAGACCAATAATCCCTGCTGTAAAACCATCAATTCCGGTTACATACATGGGGAAAGCAATATAGAAAAATAAAACAATGACAAGTAGAGGAAGATTTAAAAACAGTTGGATGTAGATAGCCGCTAATGTATTCAATATGCGGTTCTGAGCTACTTTAAAAACACCAAAGAATGTTCCTATTATGGTACTAAAGAATAAAGCTACCACACTTGCGATTAAGGTATTCAAAAAGCCTTCTAGCAATATATCTCCATAGTTTGAAAGTAATTCAAACATGTCATTCACCTCTTTCTGAGTTCAGTTTGCTTCACTACTTCTCAACAGGAACTGCCCAACCTAAATCAGGGAGTTCTTCCGTCGGGAACCAGTGATGGAAAATTTCAGCATAAGTACCATTTTCAACCATCGTTGCTAATGCATCATTTACAGAATCAAGAAATGCTTCTTGACCATGATTAATCGCAATTCCATATGGTTCATTGGTAAATGGATCACCCGCCAAACGATAGTTCGGGTTATCTGCAATCATTCCTAACAAAATCGCATTGTCGGTGGTTACTGCATCCCCCTGCCCTGATTGAAGCGCGGTAAAAGCTTCCGAATAATTTTCAAGCTCGATAATCTCTGCTTCTGGACTATGTTCCCGAATGTTAATAGCAGATGTAGATCCTTTAACTGCGATAACTGTATGTTCCCCAGTTAAATCTGTTACGCTATTAATCTCGCTGTCGTTCCTGACTAGTAACGACTGTCCTGCGGCAAAATAAACTTCTGAAAAATCAACTTCTTTTCGACGTTCTTCCGAAATTGTCATCGTTGCAATAATCGTATCAATATTCCCATTCTTTATTAAAGGAATCCGCGTTTTTGAAGTAACTTCAACGAATTCCGCATTGGCAGCATCCCCAGTAATTACTTCTGTTATTGCTTTGGCAATATCGATATCAAATCCTTGGATTTCTACATCTTGAATATTATAGAGTCCAAATAAATTTGTATCAGCTTTTACGCCCCATACGATTTTCGGAGATTCTGACTCTTCTATTCTTTCTAAAATATCTCGATTCGCTAAGTTACTGTCTGCGCAGCCATTTAAAAAAAGAATAAACAAAACAACAAGGAAGACTCTATAAATACGAGAACCTTTCTTCATATGAATTCCTCCTTATACATGATTAATAATTTTACTCAAGAAATGTTTGGCACGTGGATCATGTGGATTTTCATAGAACTCTACAGCTTCTCTATCTTCAATGACTTCTCCCTCAGCCATAAAGACGATACGATCGCCCACTTCACGAGCAAATCCCATCTCATGAGTTACCACAACCATCGTCATTCCTTCTTTTGCTAACTTTTTCATTACATCCAAAACATCATCGATCGTTTCTGGATCCAGTGCACTCGTAGGCTCATCAAACAATAAAATTTCAGGGTTCATTGCTAACCCTCGCGCAATCGCGATTCGTTGCTTTTGTCCGCCTGAAAGTCGAGTAGGGTATACATCTTTTTTATCTAACATATTTACTTTATCTAAGAAAATTTCAGCCGTTTTACGTGCTTCTTCAGGATCTTTTTTCAAAACTTTTATCGGTGCTAATGTAACATTTTCTAACACAGTCATGTGAGGATACAAATTAAAATGTTGGAATACCATTCCAACATGCTTACGGATTTCCGTTTTATTTGTACTTTTGGCATGCAAGTCAGTTCCATTTACTAATAAAGTTCCATCATGAATATCTTCTAACCCATTAATACAACGCAGCATTGTACTTTTACCAGAACCTGAAGGACCGATAACAACCGTTACTTCCCCTTTATTAAAAGATAGATTAATATTTTTTAGTGCTTGAAAATCTCCATAATACTTATTTACATTCTTAAATTGAATCAATTCTTTCATAAAAATACCTCCTTTTTTATTCTAACGCAAAAGTTGGGAGCCTTATTCTCTAATAAATGAGGATTCCTTCATCACTTTTTCCTCATATTATTAAAATGCATATTTTTTAGTATACAACATTTTTATGAAATATAAATGATTTTTTTAATTTTTTTCATCTTAAGCGTTTTTTATGTAAGAAAATATAACCTATTCCTTTCGTTCAATCCTTTACAAATAAAAAGATACGCTCTCTTTTTGAAATGGACCCTGTGTCAAGGACATTAAAAAAAAGACCTTATGCAACACCCGATAAAAATTGCTCCCTGTAATGAACAGGAGGCAATTTTTTTAGGTTCCATTGTCCGCGTTCATTATTATAGTAGTCTATGTAATCATCTACTATTGCTCGTAACTCTTCTAAATGGACACAACTTTTATACTCCATTTCATCTTTCAAATGACCAAAGAACGACTCTTGAGGAGCGTTGTCCCAACAATTACCTCTTCTAGACATGGACTGTCCTAAGTCATTATCCGCCAACTTCTTATGGAATTTAGGACTCGTATAGTGCACGCCCTGATCTGAATGGATAAAGGCATCTTTGTGTAACGTTGCGCCGTGGGCGCTCATTAATACATCAATGGTAGTTAATGAGATAGCTAGTTTTAGGTTATCAGATACATAGTGAGCGAGTATCTCTTTCGTCGTGCCGTCTTTAATGGTCGACAAATAACCCATAAATCCATTGGCTCCAGGTAAATAAGTGATATCAGTTAAGAGAACTTTATGAGCTATTCCTTGGACAAATTGACGCTCCAATTTATTCTCAACAGTGTGGTGTTCTTTGGTAGCTTTCGCCATTCTCTTATAGGGGTTCGCTTTACGAATGGGGCAGAAAATATGAAATTTCCTCATCAAGCGCTGGACCTTTTTACGATTGACTGTCATTCCTAGAATATTCTTGAAATACATGACAATACTACGAGAGCCTTTCTTGTAACCACGGTAGCTATAGGCGTTTTCAATTTGGATTCTCCAAGCTTGATCTTCCTCTTCTCGTACGTTTCTCTGGGCTAAGCCCTTTAAATAATTGTAATAACCTGAGCGAGAAACCTCCAGCGTTTCACATGCATCTATAATCGTTCCTGTGTATGAACCATCTGTTTTCATTTTATGGATTCTTGCGAAGGTTTCACTAGTCTTTTCGCTGTTTTCTAGCCTCCTTTCGCTCCATTCTGATTTTTTTAACAATTCATTTTCCTGCTCTAATAATGAAATTTTAGCTTGTAACTTTTCAATTTGTTGTTCAGGTGTTCGTTCAGTCTTTCGCGGTCTGCCTGAACGGTTTTGTCGAGTGTCTTTCAATGCCAAAACACCATTATCACGATATCTTTTTCGCCATTTCTTAGCGAATGCTTTTATCCGGCTTTCACCAAGCATTTCCGGATCAAATCCTGCTTCAATAAATATTTGTTTAGCCGTTTTTGAATCCAATGATTCTGAAACAAAATGGCGTTTGAATTCATCGGAATAAGTAATGCTTTTCTCTGATACATTTTTAACGTACGGATTTCTTCTCAAAACTCGAATTTGTTCCGATGTAAAAATTAACTTTGACATTTAGCGGCTCCTTTCTGCACGTAGTGCAGTTAATATGAATTGTGGTTTAATGAATGGAGCAATACTACTTCAATTCAAACGTTAACGTATTTTCCTCTATTCATAAGTATACAAAAACAAACCCTATAGAAGGGCACTTTTTTTAGTGTCCATTCTATAGGGTCCATTTTATTTTTTTGGAGGTATCTTTTTATTTTTATTCATTTTTTAGAGTGCTATTTATTCTGTCGCTCGTAGGTTCGGCGTGCCAATGTCTCCAATAGAAAAACAACTGGAATTTGAGATGTGATGTTGATATTGTATCCTTTGTCTACAATTTCTTCTGTTAGATGATAAGCCAAATTAACATCTGACAGCCTGGCTAATGTATTATGAGAAGTGTTCGTGATACTGATAATTTTACTATTCAACTTTTTCATTGCCTCGACTTTTTCAATCAGGCTTATCGTTTCACCTGTGACAGAACATATGATAATCACAAACTTTTCATATTTCTTTGTCATAAGATGAAAAGGATAACTAGAGTCTTGAATATGAAAAGCACTAATACCTAAGTTCGCAAATTGACGAGCAGCATATGCGGCAATATCTCCAGAAGTACCGATTCCGAAAAAAAAAGTTAATTCTGAATCTAAAATAACTTTTACTGCTTCCTTAATTTGCATTTCATACTCCGAAGTGAGCGACCTCTTAAAAAACTCTTCTACAATAGCAGTTGGTTCATAAAATGTTTGATTGGATTTACGATTCATGTTCTTCTTTAGAAACAATTTTAATTCCCAAATGTTTAAAAAACCTAATTTTGTAACAACTCGTGTTACCGTCGCAGGAGAAACGTGCGTTGCTTTTGCAATTTCCCGGACGCTTCCGTCTACTGCGAGTGCTGTATATTGTAAAAAATATTCGTAAACTTTTAATTCTGTAGAAGTTAGATTTTTAACTTTTTCTAAGTCAAACATAGCAACCCATCCTTATGTTTTCTACACATATTGTAACATGTTGTTCTTTGAAAGTAATCGCTACTTTCCAAATATGGCTTTAAGGAAGACATATACAACCAAAGAACCGATTTTGTATTCACACTCTATCAATCACCCAAAAAAGACCACTACTTTGTAAGTAATGGCCCAATTAATTTATTTACTAGTTGCTCTTCATTAATTCATTTACGTACTCTACAACTTCTGGTTGCTCTGCTTCAATCTGAGCGATGCGGTCTGCAAATTGTGGCAAATGCTTTTTGTGAGCATATAGCAATTCGTCCAGAATCGTCTTTGCCAAAGTTCCACCTGGAACTAATGGATTTATGGTAAATGCTTGTAAGGCAGCTCCGTAACTACCTGTTGTTGCAGCACGAATAACAGTCTCTTCCATTGCTTTCATTCCCTGCAGCAAACCACGTGCAGCTGACGGCATCTCTCCCCAATTATGTGGTTCTGCCCCGTGAGCTGTGATAGAAGCTGAAACCTCAACTACGCAATCATACGGCAATCCATCAATCGTTCCATTATTCTCAATAGAAACAACCATGT
Coding sequences:
- a CDS encoding MurR/RpiR family transcriptional regulator, whose protein sequence is MFDLEKVKNLTSTELKVYEYFLQYTALAVDGSVREIAKATHVSPATVTRVVTKLGFLNIWELKLFLKKNMNRKSNQTFYEPTAIVEEFFKRSLTSEYEMQIKEAVKVILDSELTFFFGIGTSGDIAAYAARQFANLGISAFHIQDSSYPFHLMTKKYEKFVIIICSVTGETISLIEKVEAMKKLNSKIISITNTSHNTLARLSDVNLAYHLTEEIVDKGYNINITSQIPVVFLLETLARRTYERQNK
- a CDS encoding IS3 family transposase, translated to MSKLIFTSEQIRVLRRNPYVKNVSEKSITYSDEFKRHFVSESLDSKTAKQIFIEAGFDPEMLGESRIKAFAKKWRKRYRDNGVLALKDTRQNRSGRPRKTERTPEQQIEKLQAKISLLEQENELLKKSEWSERRLENSEKTSETFARIHKMKTDGSYTGTIIDACETLEVSRSGYYNYLKGLAQRNVREEEDQAWRIQIENAYSYRGYKKGSRSIVMYFKNILGMTVNRKKVQRLMRKFHIFCPIRKANPYKRMAKATKEHHTVENKLERQFVQGIAHKVLLTDITYLPGANGFMGYLSTIKDGTTKEILAHYVSDNLKLAISLTTIDVLMSAHGATLHKDAFIHSDQGVHYTSPKFHKKLADNDLGQSMSRRGNCWDNAPQESFFGHLKDEMEYKSCVHLEELRAIVDDYIDYYNNERGQWNLKKLPPVHYREQFLSGVA
- a CDS encoding amino acid ABC transporter ATP-binding protein; the encoded protein is MKELIQFKNVNKYYGDFQALKNINLSFNKGEVTVVIGPSGSGKSTMLRCINGLEDIHDGTLLVNGTDLHAKSTNKTEIRKHVGMVFQHFNLYPHMTVLENVTLAPIKVLKKDPEEARKTAEIFLDKVNMLDKKDVYPTRLSGGQKQRIAIARGLAMNPEILLFDEPTSALDPETIDDVLDVMKKLAKEGMTMVVVTHEMGFAREVGDRIVFMAEGEVIEDREAVEFYENPHDPRAKHFLSKIINHV
- a CDS encoding amino acid ABC transporter permease, which gives rise to MFELLSNYGDILLEGFLNTLIASVVALFFSTIIGTFFGVFKVAQNRILNTLAAIYIQLFLNLPLLVIVLFFYIAFPMYVTGIDGFTAGIIGLTLYTSAFIAETVRAGIQSVPAGQMEAGLSTGFTYWESMRYIVLPQAIKIVIPPLGNQFINLVKNSSILAMVAGLDLMYYGDLIASETFNVFDTYILVAFLYLIITLPLTYLMQYLERRTAANG
- a CDS encoding DEAD/DEAH box helicase, with amino-acid sequence MKFSELGLVPELLKSVESMGFEEATPIQEQTIPLALEGLDVIGQAQTGTGKTAAFGLPMLQKIDTSKQVIQGLVIAPTRELAIQTQEELYRLGREKRVSVQVVYGGADIGRQIRALKNKPHIVVGTPGRLLDHIRRKTLRLSEIQTLVLDEADEMLNMGFLDDIEAIISETSADRQTLLFSATMPPSIKRIGVQFMQKPEHVQIKASHMQANLIDQYFVKCKDFEKFDNMTRLFDVQSPELAIVFGRTKRRVDELSKGLELRGYRAEGIHGDLTQKKRMSVLKDFKSGNLDILVATDVAARGLDITGVTHVYNYDIPQDPESYVHRIGRTGRAGKEGMSVTFVTPNEMDYLRTIEKLTGKEMSPLRPPSDEEALRGQMKTAVDEISRLVKETDATKYSRAVEFLMEEFSAEELAAAFVKSQAKDSTDVPVKITPERPLPSRNKKRNYNKSGGGYKGGRSSDRRSSGERGGSRSRSHEGGKNRSGGKRRDDRKRDDRSGSGYKGQNKGQNKGKKPGFTIRNND
- a CDS encoding transporter substrate-binding domain-containing protein; amino-acid sequence: MKKGSRIYRVFLVVLFILFLNGCADSNLANRDILERIEESESPKIVWGVKADTNLFGLYNIQDVEIQGFDIDIAKAITEVITGDAANAEFVEVTSKTRIPLIKNGNIDTIIATMTISEERRKEVDFSEVYFAAGQSLLVRNDSEINSVTDLTGEHTVIAVKGSTSAINIREHSPEAEIIELENYSEAFTALQSGQGDAVTTDNAILLGMIADNPNYRLAGDPFTNEPYGIAINHGQEAFLDSVNDALATMVENGTYAEIFHHWFPTEELPDLGWAVPVEK
- a CDS encoding amino acid ABC transporter permease, whose translation is MDFAGAYTWINIRFLLEGLLLTLKVALVASLFSFIIGAVLGLIRYLKIPVLSVIVGAVIDIIRNLPLLLIIFFTYFALPQIGIRLTIFWSAVAALTIFESAMLSEIIRGGLNSIPIGQTEAGVSTGLTYGQTLWYIVIPQALRAMVPPIVSQIVSLIKDTSLATIITLPELTHHVRIVYGQNTNYVIPMFIMMGLLYWIVCYSLSRFSKKLEKVL